A section of the Acomys russatus chromosome 10, mAcoRus1.1, whole genome shotgun sequence genome encodes:
- the LOC127194284 gene encoding ras-like GTP-binding protein O-RHO isoform X3 produces MAAVRKKLVIVGDGACGKTCLLIVFSKDQFPEVYVPTVFENYVADIEVDGKQVELALNGLQKSSTSVPTCPSSWLAVRRISGMTCTQGMS; encoded by the exons ATGGCTGCCGTCCGGAAGAAACTGGTGATCGTGGGCGATGGAGCTTGTGGAAAGACATGCTTGCTCATTGTCTTCAGCAAAGACCAGTTTCCTGAGGTTTACGTGCCCACGGTGTTTGAGAACTATGTGGCTGATATCGAAGTGGACGGGAAACAAGTGGAGTTGGCCCT AAATGGACTCCAGAAGTCAAGCACTTCTGTCCCAACGTGCCCATCATCCTGGTTGGCAGTAAGAAGGATCTCCGGAATGACATGCACACAAGGCATGAGTTAG